ttttctctctatccATTTCCACCGCTCCCTCATCCCTGCTGCAAAGCCAACTCTAAACTGGACGTCCTAAGTAGAGGCTCGTAGATGAGCTGTCAGAGCAATTAAACTGGAGCGGCAGGGAAAAGagcactccccccccccccccccttcccttcccacCCCGCGCCTCAGCCTCACCCTCACCCATCCATTTTTCCGCTCCTCCTTCCGCCCCCACTcatttccctccatccttctgtAGTGGTGCTGAAAGGCTCGGTCCAGGATAAAAAGGTCGGCTGATTAGAGAGGGAGAATGAGAGCTGGGCTATCTGGGCCCTGCAGAGGTATGTGACAGGCCAGGAATCTGGGGAGTGCTACAATAGTACCTCTGTAATATCACTGGAGTCCCCCGGGGGCCCCTCTCGCTCAGTCGGAGATCTCTGCCTTGTAGACACAGAGGACAGATACAGAGATAGCTctactgtagtgtgtgtgtgtgtctgtgtgtgtgtgtgtgtgtgtgtgtgtgtgtgtgtgtatgtgtagtctTTGCAGCTCAAAGTCAAAATGTGAGCATTTGAAGTTTTCACTCTTGAagaagaaagtttttttttttttttttttttcccttctccccAGCATTACTCTCTCGGTCTCTATGTCTTGCCTGTCTCTTTCTGTATATCTTgctctttcctttccctcctctcaacttctctctctgcctctgtttgCAGGTGGTGTGGAGAAAGCTGGGTGATGCAGCAGGATCAAAGCTGTCCATCAGACAGCACCTCTCTGGGAACCAGTTCAAAGGGCCGCTGTAGCATGGCAACCAGCgcgaaacagagagagagaaagatcagGATCAACAGTACCTACACTCACCTGAAAACACCTCTTGCTATCTGCGCCTACACAACCCATCATGCCGTGCTCCCTACTGCGTACACCACCCAGGATTCCTTCTACAAACACTCTCTTAAAGACTGGCTAAGAtagctactaaatggacctgTTAGTTCTGCTACTCACATGTACAACGTTACGTGTTCAACAGGTTTTTATCTCCGAGCTTATTAAGCGTTGACAACTGGCAGCTAGTTTCGCACAGATTCACCACATTTTCTTCGTTGATTTGGAGGCTTTAGGCTACACACAATGATCTCTCTCTGCAAACAGGATACTCCAGGCTCAAATCAAAGCTATTAATTCACACCATGTATTGTCCTTTTTAGAGAATAGCTGTGCTACAATAAGTTAAGTGACACAACACGGTTTCAAGCACAGAACAGACGAGAAGGAGGCAGAAATCTCGTAGCATGTTGCCCGGGATGTGAAGGCAACATCGTGGTGGTATCTTCAGATAAGTTTTGATAGTACCTCCTGTAGAGACCCTAGCTCCTGTCACATATATCGCTCCCCTAGTGGTCAACGAGTATAACTAGCATTAGCATTCTAAAGTGTTAACTAAGTGAAACCCACTGTGACCTAGCGCCTTTTGCTCATAAGACAAGTCTATGGATAATTAAGTCTAGAGATCACTGTTAACTTGTGTATATTATGTATAAAAACCATAGCACTACTTCATTGTTATTGTTGATTTTACTTTTATCTATTTTGTAATTCTAGCGTGGCCATGTGATCAATAATTTAGTttgaaaagcacacacacaccggacCTTTTTAAACAGGGTTTGCTTTTGGTAttaaaattcttttttttttttttttttttcttgttccttttcttttctctttttttattcttttccaGATGAATTGCTATTATTCCTTCTCTCTGTAACCTCTGAAAATGTATTAAGGCCATTCTGAATCAAACCATCTCAATGAGTTAATGGGTAGAAATTTTTCTTACTTTTGAATTGTGAAATTAACTAAAAAATTGTATGCTGTGTGCATGCTTGACAATCATTTTCTCAGGTTGGGAGGGCTACAGCTTTACCTTTGCCCATCTGTGACAgcgcaagtgtgtgtgtgtgtgtgtgtgtgtgtttgtgtgtgagtgaaaggaGACTGAATGGCTCTCTTGCAGCTGTAGCATCTACCTGTGAATCCTCTTTTTCTCTATTGAACCCTTGTTACAACACGGTTGAAGACTGCTGAAGACATTTGCTGAATCCATACACAGTACAGAACTAGATTTTAATGGCCAAATGCTAAAGTTTGTGGGAAGGCTTGCACAAAAATTCAGCTCGGGTTaaattttcagttttatttcacagatggaaggagaaaaaaaaaaagttgttttttctgaAGTTAACTCCCTTGTTCTGTTGTCATGGCTTCAGCAGGTGTGTTTATGCAGTGCATGTTTTCttaaaagttgattttttttttctccgtaGAATGTGAGAGATAAGTCTTCCCTTAGATGtctccagaaaaaaaacactaacattTATGATGAGTATTTCTTGATGTCAGAATGAACAAAAACCTTGTTTGTCAAAGTATTTATTGCCAGGTGTCAGATAGAGATGGGAGCGCTATCAGTAACCGTAACAGTCATAGGTTGAATTTATCAGACTAACTCTGCCTACTGTGAAGCTATCTGATAAATAAGTATAGTGACTGGCAGCTTAAGCTCTCCCATCTCTAGTGTTGTTCCAAATTAGAACATTTCTGAGGCTGCCCACCATGCACCTCTGTTCTCTCGAATGGGTCTAAAGAAACAAATCAAAgtgtgttggggtttttttttttttttttttttaagtgcccTTTTTTCTAGGAACTGATTTGAAGCCATGATACAATTTTGAATATTTGGTTTGAAACgtgccactttttttttctctgcatggTGTTTTGATTTGGAACCtaactgctctttttttttttttttttttaaagaaaaagcatctctactgtttttcttttcttctgcctATGTACTACAAACCACAGTACAGAATCCTAGAATCTACAGTGTAAATGTCAATTCCTGTAGTAACTAGCATGACTGTAACTTCTTTTAATGAATTTCACTAATGAGGTGACTATTGGCAGGTGACACGAAAAAGATGAAATAGGCCACTTTTAGAAAAATTtgggagaaaataaataagGTTGGTTAATGATGCCGTATAAGTGCTGTCTTCATTTGATGCTTTCAAAATGTTTGCGGGCATGTTGCTGTCATCAGTAGATGAGTTATGCTGCCCCCTTTTGGTATAGTGGTGGAAGTAAAATTACAGATATTACTGTGAAATTCTGCACACAATGAATCCAGTTGCAACACTTTTAATCctacagactgaaaaacaactCAGTTCAAAGTAGGAAAAGCaggtctttatttttttgtttaagtgccacatggacacaaaaccAAAGCTGCGTGCGGCGTACAGAAAAGAGGAGCCCAACTAAGGCACATACGGATAGAAATTCTCAAAAAGATTTGTCTAAATGTAGAGGTCAGATATGTACAAATATACCTTATAATGTCCAGTGTTCGACACAGCTGATTTGATTAGAGGATTTCTGTTTGGTAGTTTAACACTGTTTGCAGTGCAGGTTCACTAAGACTAACAGGACACGAAAAGTAAACAGCAACAAAATTAAAAAGctgagaaataaaatgaaactagTGACAGAGGAGATGTCTTGAAACCTCTGtttacacagaaaaagaaaaatacacaggatgtttacactatatatatatacagcctGTTTCTTTCAGAGTGagtcttttttatatttgaccACTTCATGTTCATCTCAATTTTTATTACTTACTGTCGTTCTCAGGGGAAAAAGGAAATAAGCAGACAAATGTAAACAAGATCATGATGAtagaaataagaaagaaaatgtaagaGGGTCACTCCAAGGTACACTAAAAACGGTACATTTCATCCTCTCACAATTAGTGAATAAGCATATGTGACAAAACTAGAAAAGACTAATAATTTCTGATAAATGTCCAGAACACAAAGAAATGAGTGGACATCGTTTGTTAAAATATCCATGAACTGGATACACAAAGTACCATCCTACAAATGTTTTAAGTCACtttttcaaaacaaatatttcagGATTCTCACTGCAGCCTTTCAGCACCAGTTCTGGTTCTCGTAACAATGCTGTCCAGATCTCACTTTTCCTTTCAAGTTAATCCTTGACGAGCCTTTGTTTAGGAACCCGTCAACAGAAGTCCTACTAGAGGTGAACAAGCTCCAAGTTGCCGGTTGTTCTCCCTCTCTTAAGAGCTTTCATCCCTAGCGGCGGCTCGGCACAGCCTCAGCTTAGAGATTTTTGTCACGCTCccttctcctctcatctcatccACCCGCCACGGTTCATGGGCATGCCAGGTGGAGGGGGTAGAGGCACCTGTGACTGTCCTGGGGGCACAGGGGGTGGAGGGTACCCAGCAGGTGGGAGGCCTATACCCGGAGGGGGTCCGTGGCCCGGTGGCATACGTGGAGGTGGCGGCGGAGGGTAGCTGTTGTAGCCCGGTGGCGGATAGGCTGGGGCTAAGTTGGGTGGTGggtaggaagaaggaggaggaggggggcctGGAGGTGGAGCTGCAGGTGGGGGGTAGACGTGAGGGTGATATGGCGGTATTGGGGGTGCGTAGCTGGGCGGCATCGGGGCGTAGGAGGGACCCTCTGTCTTCATCAACGACTGAAGGCTCTGGAATCCCTCCCCAGACATGTAAGAGCTGGAGGTGGACATGATGTAGTTGGAGGGCGGTGGTGGAGGAGGGCGATGGGGCAGTGGAGGGGGCTGGTGGGGAGGTGGTGCGTGCGGGGGTGGAGGAGCCGCCTCATTTCCTGGTTCTGCTTCTGTGGGAGGGGCTGGAGCCGGAGCCTTGCGGTCTAATGAGCAAAACAAAGAGAGcggagagaaaaaacaacttattAAAAATTTCCCATGGACTTTCCCGTAAATAATACGAGGGTTCTCATTCCCCCCATGATGATCTCAAATAACCTTTCCATTCCTAGACAGTTAGCGCACAGCTAGACCAAGACTGCCAGGCTTCAGCCACATAGGAGGTCTCATTATCAGGCTCAAGCACTAATCAGATTGGTCTGGGAGAGgttaggagtgtgtgtgttgggaaaCGTCATATCCAGACAAGTTGCTGGTTATGTAAGCAGACTGAGAGGACTAAAGACTTTGGGTTGGAGTTCTAGGTGGGGGGTCCTGGTGGGCTCATTATGGGCCTATTTGGTAGCACACGCAAACAGACAGCTGGGCGTTGAGGGGATGCTAGCATGTACCCACGGTCTACcaaacatttaaactaaacaaaGAATAGACTGGAGGAAGACTTACCTGGTGGAGGCTGAGATGTAGGCAGAGGAGGCATGGGGCTCTCCAGTCGAGGAATCTTTGATCCAACTTGTTCTGTAAATTAAATAGACCAGAAAATAAGATGCAAAAGATTTTTAAACTCAGTGAATGCATTAAGGAACTTTACTGCAGGCATGAATTTTTAGAAAATGTTAAAACCTGCCAGGAAAGCACTGATCCCAGACATTTTACTCTACAATATATATCTGTAATTGTGCCAAGACTGATGTTAAATTGATGTCATATTAATTATCTAACTTTTCTTGGAGGTATTTCAGTGGGTGGACTGAAATTTATTACATCTCTACTCCTTTAAAATCCAAAAGAGCAGAATTTTGCCTGTATAGGGTTTAATATAAGTCTTACCTGGAGCCTTTGGTTCATCTTTTGGAGAtgtctgaaacaaagaaaaatgaacCCAGATAATTAACTTCTATTTTGAGGCAGTCATGTTTGATCACTGTTGGTTGACACAGAAGTTTGAACACAAACAAGCTGCAGAGgatgtacatttaaataaactaaGGTTGAAGTTCAACAAACTTTTCACTGGCCTTGATTTTATGCCATCATCAATGCTATTTACTCACATGTGAGCGTTTGAGCTGGCGTGCAGGGCTGCCACCCTGAGGGGACGTCTTCTTtggtggtgggggaggagggTTGGCAACCTGGGGTGGTCCCTGcggagctggaggagcagggATCATTGGAATGGATGGCCGTTCCTTTTCTTGTATCTGCTGGGGGATGGGCTTGTTGCCCTGGGAGTACAGGTCCAGGATCTGATGACAAATGTCTAAAAAGACAACGATATGTTCGTTGTTTAAATCTGAGTGTTGAGACAAGTCTGGAAAAAGGATTAGACATAAGTCGTAGGAAAGGTCTCGTGTGTCATGACTTATCATGAGTACCTTCAAGCAGCTCAACTGGGACGTCCTGGACAAATTGCTCCCACCAGCGACGTGATGACTGCTTGGCAGTCCACTCCTGGATGTCAAACTTACAGAGGCGACCGGCCAGGTACATGACAGCCACTGCAATAATCTCTGGCTCCCACTGAAGAGACAGCATGGTGCACAGGCTGGAAGGGACACGGGAAATATGGTTACTGTGTGCTCTCATTTTGCTCAGCTGTGAGGCAGCTGGGACTTATATTACTATATAAATGCTCTCAATTTTGATTTGACATTATTGCCTTTATTAGAGAGCTAAATATTTACCAGCCTGCAGGTTAGGgtgatattaatattaagaGTACCCAGTATGTGGACTACAGAGGAAGTCGTCTGTAACACAAACAGTAAGAATGCAATCAGGGTGTACATGCCAGCTGCTCACCTGTCATTGACAAAGGTCCATGCCATTTGTAGCACCTTGCATACTTTATTCTTCTCTCCTTTAAACAAGaagaaacaatgaaaacagatgAGGACAAAAGTCATTCGTTACTGACTCCTAGCACCATATTATATCTGTGACTGTGTGGGTGTAATGCCGTACTCATCCCATCTCACCTTTGAGCTGCTTAACATAGCGTAGCAGGAACATGTAGGGGTGCTCCACCTGCAGGTCAAATTTGATTGTCTGCAGCAAGATTCTCTCCAACACCATCACCTCTTCCTGTTGAAAGAAATGCAGATACAGAGGTGAGGTGAGGTTACAGACCACTTCTCACCTCTAACATAGTGGCATAATAACAGTATCCTGTACAAAGGGTTAGCTCTGCATCCTTTGTTGTTTAATAGTTTGATTTTTAAGAACTTAATAGCTGCACACTCTTCACACAAGCAGggattaaaatggaaaataaggGTCAGGCAAGGTAAGATTCACTGTCCTGTGTGAGTCAGTTTTCCAAACCTAATTTCCAAGATttgtgaagagaaaaaaaaaaaaatcaatgtttcGTTCTTCTGTGATTAAATGTCATCAAACTGTCCATGAGCTTGTGAGATCTGCCTACATCAGTCTGTACTTAACAAGTCTTCTCACTCACTACAACAAAGAGTCTACATAAGCAGTCAGTCAAGAGGCAGGATTGTACAAAATACGCTTATAACAGATTAACGGTGATTAGGTTGCAAGAAtgtatcctttttttctttctaaaccTACATGATATTATATGAGAGCTTTGTTATGCCGGGTTACAACAGATTTAAGACTATTAATTTCTTTTCTGCACTCAGTGACCACAAAAAAAATTCCCCGTCTGAGGTTGAAGGGACCTTGCCTTTTAACTGAGAACAGTCTCAAGAcaacagagggaaggaaagaggaagtgcACCTTTGGATCATCTCCAAACTGGGCAAACTGCACATCATTCAATAAGCTGCGGGCTGTTTTGATGATGTCTTTACACTTCTTTGGGGTTTCCTCCACTTTTCCAGCCAGAAAGAGACAACAAGCTCCAGTCACCTGTTGAGATGCAAATCGCGACGTTATTTCTGCACATTTAGTCCTCTACCAGAATTATGATTCACAAAAGATAGCCACTAAATGAACTTACATATCTGGGGAACTGCTTGAAGGAGTGAAACATGTAGAAACGGTGGAAATATATGATGCCAGTTGCCAGTGTGTCATAATGTCTGCTGACAGTCAAGGATATTACTGaacctcacatactgttcatattcggGCATTTCACACTatcccctcataattagtccagtgtttcccacacattcattctttcgtggcggcccgccacgaatagatttttcggcttttggctcgctcgacctcgctcataaaagcatagtaatgggactctgtctgcgaatgtagcttgtcgttacaattccggggcagtaggtggcggcaataaaacaaaagaagacgcacttaattcacctggtcggccagaagaagaagaagaagataatgaagaagataaagaagataaagaagataGACAGACGAAGATATACATAGACATATGTCTTTGCTAGaggctatctgctggtgtgtggtgtgtatgaaacaggaggagttcacggacgtaaacaaaacagtcacgtgtcccacagatgcagtgTCGggaaagggaccgtatatggtttgttccgtgtctgtttccttacgtgttggactaaatacatggacatattgaggaaaatatttcggttttatggaaacggatttcatatttcaccagaatggatacttggcgagctgtacagaaagtcctgagtcataagatgatcgttgtggataaagagaagactttgaaggtatgtagcattatagctgttagcttactttagcggagtggctagccgagctaaccgctaatactattacagctgtgagcaaccatataattcatgagtggtcttgaatgaatcaggagaatctaagctttcaatgtaacaatgtacgacatgaatatatatatttttaagggttggtgtttaaaacattcagaagaacttgtcgctacctctcaacttccggtccgtcccgtaggcggaacagcgttttttaagtgtctgcagttccgatccttcatgttggctgaaacagacaagtcaccctcaaatatgctgaaaaccatgttgaagtttggcctgcagttagtcttccctaatgtttatgtggctttgaggatgttccttacgttgccggtgacaaactgtgagggggagcgatcattttctcatttggggagaatcaaaaatgagctgaggaccacaccaccacaaatagatgcctgtcttgtgggaaacactgtagtCTCTAACCCAGAAGTGAAAGAAGCCAAAAATCTTAACAGGACAAattttgttttatcatttcCTGATATCTTGGTTGATCTCTTACTCTATCTCATAAAGAGCCAACTGAAAAAGACACTGATTTATCTTCTAATACTTCTCCCAGTGTTCacattaatcaatcaaacaagGATACAGGCCAAGCCGGGTTCCCACATCAAATATGAAGCGGGCTCCTTCCCTCCGATACCGGGCTTCTGTGCCAGGGTCCAGGCCCTCAGACTGAGATGGGGTGTGGGCTAAATCCTTCTTGTCCCAGTACCAGCATGGCTTGATGTGGTCCAGAATTAA
This genomic interval from Scomber japonicus isolate fScoJap1 chromosome 17, fScoJap1.pri, whole genome shotgun sequence contains the following:
- the ccnk gene encoding cyclin-K, which gives rise to MLKSSAAGPSSAASPQPMKESNFLMTGQLILDHIKPCWYWDKKDLAHTPSQSEGLDPGTEARYRREGARFIFDVGTRLGLHYDTLATGIIYFHRFYMFHSFKQFPRYVTGACCLFLAGKVEETPKKCKDIIKTARSLLNDVQFAQFGDDPKEEVMVLERILLQTIKFDLQVEHPYMFLLRYVKQLKGEKNKVCKVLQMAWTFVNDSLCTMLSLQWEPEIIAVAVMYLAGRLCKFDIQEWTAKQSSRRWWEQFVQDVPVELLEDICHQILDLYSQGNKPIPQQIQEKERPSIPMIPAPPAPQGPPQVANPPPPPPKKTSPQGGSPARQLKRSHTSPKDEPKAPEQVGSKIPRLESPMPPLPTSQPPPDRKAPAPAPPTEAEPGNEAAPPPPHAPPPHQPPPLPHRPPPPPPSNYIMSTSSSYMSGEGFQSLQSLMKTEGPSYAPMPPSYAPPIPPYHPHVYPPPAAPPPGPPPPPSSYPPPNLAPAYPPPGYNSYPPPPPPRMPPGHGPPPGIGLPPAGYPPPPVPPGQSQVPLPPPPGMPMNRGGWMR